From one Streptomyces sp. NBC_01478 genomic stretch:
- a CDS encoding GlxA family transcriptional regulator, translated as MSHDSTAAPEAAARKLSGRRRKEIVAVLLFSGGPIFESSIPLSVFGIDRQDAGVPRYRLLVCGGEEGPLRTTGGLELTTPHGLEAISRAGTVVVPAWRSITSPPPEEALDAIRRAHEEGARIVGLCTGAFVLAAAGLLDGRPATTHWMYAPTLAKRYPSVHVDPRELFVDDGDVLTSAGTAAGIDLCLHIVRTDHGNEAAGALARRLVVPPRRSGGQERYLDRSLPEEIGADPLAEVVAWALEHLHEQFDVETLAARAYMSRRTFDRRFRSLTGSAPLQWLITQRVLQAQRLLETSDYSVDEVAGRCGFRSPVALRGHFRRQLGSSPAAYRAAYRARRPQGDKQVDGDGASGQPGGPGSLGPAGLPPALHPDGPVPMQTRRTAASALSSASASAAENGREAYATSRAASLPGQRSAP; from the coding sequence CATCTTCGAGAGTTCCATACCGCTGTCGGTGTTCGGCATCGACCGGCAGGACGCCGGAGTTCCGCGCTACCGCCTTCTTGTGTGCGGTGGCGAAGAAGGGCCGCTGCGCACGACCGGCGGGCTGGAACTCACCACACCGCACGGCCTGGAGGCGATCTCACGGGCGGGCACCGTCGTCGTGCCTGCCTGGCGGTCGATCACCTCGCCGCCGCCGGAGGAGGCACTCGACGCGATCCGCCGGGCGCACGAAGAAGGCGCCCGCATCGTCGGCCTGTGCACCGGCGCCTTCGTGCTGGCCGCGGCGGGCCTGCTGGACGGCCGTCCGGCGACCACCCACTGGATGTACGCGCCGACGCTGGCCAAGCGCTATCCGTCGGTGCACGTCGATCCGAGGGAACTCTTCGTCGACGACGGGGACGTGCTGACGTCCGCCGGTACGGCGGCCGGAATCGATCTCTGTCTCCACATCGTGCGGACGGACCACGGCAACGAGGCGGCCGGCGCGCTCGCCCGGCGCCTGGTGGTCCCGCCGCGCCGAAGCGGCGGTCAGGAGCGCTACCTCGATCGGTCTTTACCAGAGGAGATCGGCGCCGACCCGCTCGCGGAGGTCGTCGCCTGGGCGCTGGAGCACCTCCACGAACAGTTCGACGTGGAGACGCTGGCGGCACGCGCGTACATGAGCAGGCGTACGTTCGACCGCCGCTTCCGCTCGCTCACCGGGAGCGCTCCCCTGCAGTGGCTGATCACGCAGCGGGTGCTCCAGGCGCAGCGTCTGCTGGAGACGTCGGACTACTCGGTGGACGAGGTCGCGGGGCGCTGCGGCTTCCGCTCGCCGGTGGCTCTGCGCGGCCATTTCCGGCGCCAGTTGGGCTCGTCGCCGGCCGCCTACCGGGCCGCGTACCGCGCCCGCAGGCCGCAGGGCGACAAGCAGGTGGACGGCGACGGCGCTTCGGGTCAGCCCGGTGGTCCGGGGTCCCTGGGTCCGGCCGGGCTGCCGCCCGCGCTGCACCCGGACGGTCCGGTCCCGATGCAGACCCGGCGTACGGCGGCGAGCGCGCTGTCGTCGGCGTCGGCCTCCGCGGCGGAGAACGGCCGTGAGGCGTACGCCACAAGTCGGGCGGCGAGTCTGCCCGGCCAGCGCAGCGCGCCGTAG
- the orn gene encoding oligoribonuclease: MNDRMVWIDCEMTGLSLSDDALIEVAALVTDSELNVLGEGVDIVIRPPDQALETMPDVVRQMHTASGLLDELAGGTTLADAEELVLAYIREHVKEPGKAPLCGNSVGTDRGFLLRDMPTLEEYLHYRIVDVSSVKELARRWYPRAYFNSPEKKGNHRALADIRESIAELRYYREAIFVPQPGPDSETARTIAAKHVLPAH, from the coding sequence ATGAACGATCGCATGGTGTGGATCGACTGCGAGATGACCGGCCTCTCGCTGTCAGACGACGCTCTCATCGAGGTGGCCGCCCTCGTCACCGACTCCGAGCTGAACGTGCTCGGCGAGGGGGTGGACATCGTCATCCGCCCGCCGGACCAGGCGCTGGAGACGATGCCGGACGTAGTACGCCAGATGCACACCGCATCCGGCCTGCTCGACGAGTTGGCCGGCGGTACGACGCTGGCCGACGCCGAGGAGCTGGTCCTGGCGTACATCCGGGAGCACGTCAAGGAGCCGGGCAAGGCCCCGCTGTGCGGCAACTCGGTCGGGACCGACCGCGGTTTCCTGCTGCGTGACATGCCGACGCTGGAGGAGTACCTGCACTACCGCATCGTGGACGTGTCCTCGGTGAAGGAGCTGGCCCGCCGCTGGTACCCGCGGGCGTACTTCAACAGCCCCGAGAAGAAGGGCAATCACCGCGCCCTCGCCGACATCCGCGAGTCCATCGCCGAGCTGCGCTACTACCGCGAGGCGATCTTCGTCCCGCAGCCCGGACCCGACTCCGAGACGGCCCGTACGATCGCCGCGAAGCACGTCCTGCCCGCACACTAA
- a CDS encoding GNAT family N-acetyltransferase gives MDVERELISTARLDLVPLSAAHAEEMATVLCSPALHTFIGGEPLPPDALRTRYERLAAGSPDPAATWCNWVLRLRVEDCLVGTVQATITEAGSVAEIAWVVGTPWQGRGLASEAAQGLVSWLGKQAVSTVVAHIHPDHRASAAVATAAGLAPTGEWQDGEVRWRCATRP, from the coding sequence GTGGACGTCGAACGCGAACTCATCAGTACCGCCCGGCTGGATCTCGTGCCCCTGAGCGCGGCGCACGCGGAGGAAATGGCCACGGTGCTGTGCTCCCCCGCCCTGCACACCTTCATCGGTGGCGAACCACTGCCTCCGGACGCCCTGCGGACCCGCTACGAGCGCCTCGCCGCGGGCTCCCCCGACCCGGCCGCCACCTGGTGCAACTGGGTACTGCGCCTGCGGGTGGAGGACTGTCTGGTGGGCACGGTCCAGGCCACGATCACGGAGGCGGGGTCGGTCGCGGAGATCGCCTGGGTGGTCGGAACGCCCTGGCAGGGGCGCGGTCTGGCGAGCGAGGCGGCGCAGGGGCTGGTGTCGTGGCTCGGAAAGCAGGCGGTCTCTACGGTCGTGGCGCACATCCACCCGGATCATCGGGCATCCGCGGCGGTCGCCACGGCGGCGGGCCTGGCGCCGACCGGCGAGTGGCAGGACGGCGAGGTCAGGTGGCGGTGCGCCACGCGTCCGTGA
- a CDS encoding serine/threonine protein kinase: MTSRRHPLLAVEEIPAAEPYLRSVGEIFRTFGEQDSGCVGYAVQLPDGERWFVKAATTAPAQASLDRAWAFHRAVRHPAIVPHLHRITVTDGGRTAVVMPWRPGESLYGPARARFRALPLASVHRAIDRVLDAHLAVEAAGMVAVDLYDGAFLYDFYGDALHLVDLDEYRPGPFVLQGDRLPGSARFMAPEEWHHGARIDIRTTVYALARTARLLLDAGEGERAWRGTAAQLAVLERATRADPAERFAGVREFTDAWRTAT, encoded by the coding sequence ATGACATCCCGTCGCCATCCCCTCCTGGCCGTCGAGGAGATCCCCGCGGCGGAGCCGTACCTCCGCAGCGTGGGCGAGATCTTCCGCACCTTCGGCGAACAGGACTCCGGATGTGTCGGCTACGCCGTCCAACTCCCGGACGGCGAGCGCTGGTTCGTGAAGGCGGCCACAACAGCCCCCGCCCAGGCCTCACTTGACCGCGCCTGGGCCTTCCACCGCGCGGTCCGCCACCCGGCGATCGTCCCGCACCTGCACCGCATCACCGTGACGGACGGCGGCCGCACGGCGGTGGTCATGCCCTGGCGCCCCGGGGAGTCCCTCTACGGCCCCGCCCGCGCCCGCTTCCGCGCCCTGCCCCTCGCCTCCGTCCACCGCGCGATCGACCGCGTCCTGGACGCCCACCTCGCGGTGGAGGCGGCGGGCATGGTGGCGGTCGACCTCTACGACGGCGCGTTCCTCTACGACTTCTACGGCGACGCGCTCCACCTCGTCGACCTCGACGAGTACCGTCCCGGCCCCTTCGTCCTCCAGGGCGACCGCCTCCCGGGCTCGGCCCGCTTCATGGCCCCCGAGGAGTGGCACCACGGCGCCCGCATCGACATCCGTACGACGGTCTACGCCCTCGCCCGCACCGCCCGCCTCCTCCTCGACGCCGGCGAGGGCGAACGGGCCTGGCGGGGTACGGCGGCCCAACTCGCCGTACTGGAAAGGGCCACCCGCGCCGATCCCGCCGAACGCTTCGCGGGCGTACGGGAGTTCACGGACGCGTGGCGCACCGCCACCTGA
- a CDS encoding LacI family DNA-binding transcriptional regulator, translated as MAVSGGRNRGGRRPTLEEVAARAGVGRGTVSRVINGSPRVSDATRAAVEAAVAELEYVPNTAARALAANRTDAIALVVPEPETRFFAEPYFSDMLKGVGTQLSDTEMQLLLIFAGSDRERQRLAQYLAAHRVDGVLLVSVHADDPLPDLLAALEIPAVISGPRSAAEPLTSVDSDNYGGARSAVEHLLSRGRTRIAHITGRLDVYGAQRRVDGYREALLDAGHELDEHLVQPGDFTEEGGRRAMKELLARRPDVDAVFAGSDVMAAGARQVLREEGVRIPDDVALVGYDDSAIARHMDPPLTSVRQPIEEMGRAMIDLLLAEIADRRPATPRSPERQHVVLATELVTRASS; from the coding sequence ATGGCGGTCAGCGGTGGGCGGAACCGGGGCGGCAGGCGGCCGACCCTGGAGGAGGTCGCCGCCCGTGCCGGTGTGGGCCGCGGCACGGTCTCCCGGGTGATCAACGGCTCGCCCAGGGTCAGCGACGCGACCCGCGCCGCCGTCGAGGCGGCGGTCGCGGAGCTCGAGTACGTCCCGAACACGGCGGCCCGGGCGCTGGCCGCCAACCGCACGGACGCGATCGCCCTCGTCGTCCCCGAGCCGGAGACCCGCTTCTTCGCGGAACCGTACTTCTCGGACATGCTCAAGGGCGTCGGCACCCAACTGTCGGACACCGAGATGCAGTTGCTGCTCATCTTCGCGGGCAGCGACCGGGAGCGGCAGCGCCTCGCCCAGTACCTGGCCGCACACCGTGTGGACGGCGTCCTGCTCGTCTCGGTCCACGCGGACGACCCGCTGCCTGACCTGCTGGCCGCGCTGGAGATCCCGGCGGTGATCAGCGGCCCCCGGTCGGCCGCCGAACCCCTGACCTCGGTCGACTCGGACAACTACGGCGGAGCCCGCTCGGCCGTGGAACACCTCCTGTCCCGCGGCCGCACCCGCATCGCCCATATCACCGGCCGCCTGGACGTGTACGGCGCCCAGCGCCGCGTGGACGGCTACCGCGAGGCGTTGCTCGACGCGGGCCACGAACTGGACGAACACCTCGTCCAGCCGGGCGACTTCACGGAGGAGGGCGGCCGACGGGCGATGAAGGAACTGCTCGCCCGCCGCCCCGACGTGGACGCGGTCTTCGCGGGTTCGGACGTGATGGCGGCGGGCGCCCGCCAGGTGCTCCGCGAGGAGGGCGTGCGCATTCCGGACGACGTGGCCCTCGTCGGCTACGACGACTCGGCCATCGCCCGCCACATGGACCCACCGCTCACCAGCGTCCGCCAGCCGATAGAGGAAATGGGCCGCGCGATGATCGACCTGCTGCTCGCCGAGATCGCGGACCGCCGCCCGGCGACACCCCGGAGCCCGGAGCGGCAACATGTCGTGCTGGCAACGGAGTTGGTGACGCGAGCGTCTTCATGA
- a CDS encoding GH1 family beta-glucosidase, translated as MTAVRHETKAAPASATSFPPGFVWGAATAAYQVEGAAAEDGRTPSIWDTFSHTPGKVRNGDTGDIAADHYHRYRDDVALMKDLGLKAYRFSISWTRVQPTGRGPAVERGLDFYRRLADELLAAGITPVATLYHWDLPQELEDAGGWPQRDTAHRFADYAEIMGRALGDRVGLWTTLNEPWCSAFLGYGSGVHAPGRTDPAATLRAAHHLNLGHGLAVGALREVLPATAQTSITLNLHQVRPLTDSPEDAEAARRIDAVGNRIFTGPLLDGAYPEDLRADTAHLVDWAELVRDGDLAEISRPIDMLGVNYYAPTVVSAGSGDGATKNDGHGASDHSPWTGSGDVDFHLANDHLTAMNWAIDPSGLHTLLTDLAASHPGLPLMVTENGAAFDDYVSPEGLVNDPQRIAYLHAHLDAVRRAVADGADVRGYFLWSLLDNFEWSYGYSKRFGAVYVDYSTQRRIPKASAHWYAGVIRGNALPTAGEDG; from the coding sequence ATGACCGCCGTACGACATGAGACCAAGGCCGCGCCGGCGTCCGCCACCTCCTTCCCCCCGGGCTTCGTCTGGGGTGCCGCCACCGCCGCCTACCAGGTGGAGGGCGCCGCCGCGGAGGACGGCCGGACCCCCTCCATCTGGGACACCTTCAGTCACACGCCGGGCAAGGTCCGCAACGGCGACACCGGTGACATCGCCGCCGACCACTACCACCGGTACCGCGACGACGTGGCGCTGATGAAGGACCTCGGCCTGAAGGCGTACCGGTTCTCCATCTCCTGGACCCGGGTCCAGCCCACCGGCCGCGGGCCCGCCGTGGAGCGCGGTCTCGACTTCTACCGCCGGCTCGCCGACGAGCTCCTGGCGGCCGGCATCACCCCCGTCGCCACCCTCTACCACTGGGACCTCCCGCAGGAGCTGGAGGACGCGGGCGGCTGGCCGCAGCGCGACACCGCGCACCGCTTCGCCGACTACGCCGAGATCATGGGCCGGGCCCTCGGCGACCGCGTCGGCCTGTGGACCACCCTCAACGAGCCCTGGTGCAGCGCCTTCCTGGGCTACGGCTCCGGAGTGCACGCCCCCGGCCGCACCGACCCGGCGGCCACCCTGCGCGCCGCGCACCACCTCAACCTGGGCCACGGCTTGGCGGTCGGGGCGCTGCGCGAGGTCCTGCCGGCCACCGCGCAGACCTCCATCACCCTCAACCTGCACCAGGTGCGCCCGCTCACCGACAGCCCCGAGGACGCGGAGGCCGCACGCCGTATCGACGCGGTCGGCAACAGGATCTTCACCGGCCCCCTGCTCGACGGCGCCTACCCCGAGGACCTGCGCGCCGACACCGCGCACCTCGTCGACTGGGCGGAGCTGGTGCGCGACGGCGACCTGGCCGAGATCTCCCGGCCCATCGACATGCTCGGCGTCAACTACTACGCGCCGACCGTCGTCTCGGCCGGCTCCGGCGACGGCGCCACCAAGAACGACGGCCACGGCGCGAGCGACCACTCACCGTGGACCGGCTCCGGAGACGTGGACTTCCACCTCGCCAACGACCACCTCACGGCGATGAACTGGGCGATCGACCCCAGCGGCCTGCACACCCTCCTGACCGACCTGGCCGCCTCGCACCCCGGGCTGCCGCTGATGGTCACGGAGAACGGCGCCGCGTTCGACGACTACGTCTCTCCCGAGGGCCTGGTCAACGACCCGCAGCGCATCGCCTACCTGCACGCCCACCTGGACGCCGTCCGCCGGGCCGTCGCCGACGGAGCCGACGTGCGCGGCTACTTCCTGTGGTCGCTGCTCGACAACTTCGAATGGTCCTACGGCTATTCGAAGCGCTTCGGCGCCGTCTACGTCGACTACTCCACGCAGCGCCGCATCCCGAAGGCGAGCGCCCACTGGTACGCCGGGGTGATCCGGGGGAACGCGCTGCCGACGGCCGGCGAGGACGGGTGA
- a CDS encoding carbohydrate ABC transporter permease: protein MTTTSPTPTAPDLDPAPLPVTPGTGRRRFKIGAGQQLKGGPFTYAALIIVGLGSVFPLYWTLVAASHDQQRVLDSPPPFLPGGRLWSNLQSAWEQAHLGKAIVNTVIVAGSITAATLFFCTLAGYAFAKMRFRGRGALMTAVIATLTIPPQLSVVPLFMMMADIGWGGKLESVIFPTLVGAFGVFFMRQYLLEALPYELIEAAKVDGASNIRIVWNVVLPAARPAMMVLGMLTFVQAWNDFFWPFLALNQDNPTIQVALGQLSASYTPDQSIVMAGALISTLPLLLVFVIFGKQIIGGIMAGAVKG, encoded by the coding sequence ATGACCACGACCAGTCCCACCCCCACCGCGCCGGACCTCGATCCCGCGCCACTTCCCGTCACCCCGGGCACGGGCCGCCGCCGTTTCAAGATCGGCGCCGGCCAGCAGCTCAAGGGTGGCCCGTTCACCTACGCGGCCCTGATCATCGTCGGCCTGGGCTCGGTCTTCCCGCTGTACTGGACGCTGGTGGCCGCCTCGCACGACCAGCAGCGGGTCCTCGACAGCCCGCCGCCGTTCCTGCCGGGCGGCCGGCTGTGGAGCAACCTCCAGTCGGCCTGGGAACAGGCCCACCTGGGGAAGGCGATTGTCAACACCGTGATCGTGGCGGGCTCCATCACCGCGGCCACGCTGTTCTTCTGTACCCTCGCCGGCTACGCCTTCGCCAAGATGCGCTTCCGCGGCCGTGGCGCCCTGATGACCGCGGTCATCGCCACCCTGACGATCCCGCCCCAACTCAGCGTCGTACCGCTGTTCATGATGATGGCGGACATCGGCTGGGGCGGGAAACTGGAGTCGGTGATCTTCCCCACCCTCGTCGGTGCCTTCGGCGTCTTCTTCATGCGCCAGTACCTGCTGGAGGCCCTGCCCTACGAGCTCATCGAGGCGGCCAAGGTGGACGGCGCGAGCAACATCCGCATCGTCTGGAACGTGGTCCTGCCCGCGGCCCGCCCCGCGATGATGGTGCTCGGGATGCTCACCTTCGTCCAGGCGTGGAACGACTTCTTCTGGCCCTTCCTCGCCCTGAACCAGGACAACCCCACCATCCAGGTGGCGCTCGGCCAGCTCAGCGCCTCCTACACCCCCGACCAGAGCATCGTCATGGCCGGGGCGCTGATCAGCACCCTGCCGCTGCTGCTGGTGTTCGTGATCTTCGGCAAGCAGATCATCGGAGGCATCATGGCGGGCGCCGTCAAGGGCTGA
- a CDS encoding carbohydrate ABC transporter permease produces the protein MATTTPTRGAPTPPPGGVGVVSKEPGVWRTRLWRLDDKASPYAYIAPFFLIFGAFGLYPMLYTGWIAMHRVEMTSLNQSEWVGWHNFATILQDSEFWTAVTNTFVIGVISTVPQLLMALGLAHLLNYKLRASTFWRTVILTPYATSVATAALVFALVFRADGGLLNWVLHFVGVDNIDWGNGEWSSKIAISAIVIWRWTGYNTLIYLAAMQAVPTDLYEAASIDGATRWQQFRKVTIPSLRPTILFTIVISTIGSMQLFGEPLLLQGGTLGSTGGSEHQYETLSIYLFNYGWKLGHLGPAAAVAWAMLVLLLLIALINLIVGRVLRKSAA, from the coding sequence GTGGCAACCACAACCCCCACACGGGGCGCCCCCACCCCGCCACCCGGCGGGGTCGGCGTCGTGTCGAAGGAACCCGGCGTGTGGCGTACCCGCCTGTGGCGCCTCGACGACAAGGCGTCGCCGTACGCGTACATCGCCCCCTTCTTCCTCATCTTCGGTGCCTTCGGCCTCTACCCGATGCTGTACACGGGCTGGATAGCCATGCACCGGGTGGAGATGACGAGCCTGAACCAGTCCGAGTGGGTCGGCTGGCACAACTTCGCCACGATCCTCCAGGACTCCGAGTTCTGGACCGCGGTCACCAACACCTTCGTCATCGGCGTCATCTCGACCGTCCCGCAGCTCCTGATGGCCCTGGGCCTGGCCCATCTGCTCAACTACAAGCTGCGCGCCAGCACGTTCTGGCGGACGGTGATCCTCACCCCGTACGCCACCTCGGTGGCGACCGCGGCCCTCGTCTTCGCCCTGGTCTTCCGGGCCGACGGCGGCCTGCTCAACTGGGTGCTGCACTTCGTCGGTGTCGACAACATCGACTGGGGCAACGGGGAGTGGTCGTCCAAGATCGCCATCTCGGCCATCGTGATCTGGCGCTGGACCGGCTACAACACCCTGATCTATCTGGCGGCCATGCAGGCCGTGCCCACGGACCTGTACGAAGCGGCCTCGATCGACGGAGCGACGCGCTGGCAGCAGTTCCGCAAGGTGACCATTCCCTCGCTGCGGCCGACGATCCTGTTCACCATCGTCATCTCGACCATCGGTTCCATGCAGTTGTTCGGTGAGCCGCTGCTGCTGCAGGGCGGCACGCTCGGCTCCACCGGAGGCAGCGAGCACCAGTACGAGACGCTCAGCATCTATCTCTTCAACTACGGCTGGAAGCTGGGGCACTTGGGCCCGGCCGCGGCCGTCGCCTGGGCCATGCTCGTCCTGCTGCTGCTCATTGCCCTGATCAACCTGATCGTCGGCCGGGTCCTGCGCAAGAGCGCGGCGTGA
- a CDS encoding ABC transporter substrate-binding protein encodes MSITRTAGGRGRRVAAVTTTVLTASALLLTGCSSDDSSSDAKDSNGNITLTVDDFGQFGYKEAGLFAQYHKLHPNITVKENTTANEQDYYPKLLQQLNTGSGLGDVTGIEVGRIKEVVDTQAAKFADLSKTINVSDWVSWKEKQATASDGSVIGAGTDIGPMSLCYRSDLFKAAGLPSDRDSVAKAVAGGWEDYLKLGEKFKAKAPKGTYFMDSASAMYNAVVSSSAEQYYDASGKAIYKDSASVKQGWNLAAEAASKKLTQGLPQFTDAWTAALRKGTVATVACPAWMAGQISINSGDAYKGKWDIARAPGTSAGNWGGSFLAVPKSGKNVKAATDLVKWLTAPEQQAAVFKAIGVFPSNKGAYELASVKNATLPYFSDAPIGQIYADEAKAIPEAVLGAKDGTIKDTISTQINNMEQRGTKPDKAWKAATESIDKVIG; translated from the coding sequence ATGAGCATCACCCGTACCGCCGGCGGCCGCGGCCGCAGAGTGGCGGCCGTGACCACGACGGTCCTGACGGCCTCTGCCCTGCTGCTGACCGGCTGCAGCAGCGACGACAGCTCCTCGGACGCCAAGGACTCGAACGGGAACATCACTCTCACGGTGGACGACTTCGGGCAGTTCGGCTACAAGGAAGCCGGCCTGTTCGCCCAGTACCACAAGCTGCACCCGAACATCACGGTGAAGGAAAACACCACTGCCAACGAGCAGGACTACTACCCGAAGCTTCTTCAGCAGCTGAACACGGGCAGTGGCCTGGGCGATGTCACGGGCATCGAGGTCGGCCGCATCAAGGAGGTCGTCGACACCCAGGCGGCCAAGTTCGCCGATCTGAGCAAGACGATCAACGTGAGCGACTGGGTCTCCTGGAAGGAGAAGCAGGCCACCGCGTCGGACGGTTCGGTCATCGGCGCCGGCACCGACATCGGCCCGATGTCCCTGTGCTACCGATCGGACCTCTTCAAGGCGGCGGGCCTGCCGAGCGACCGTGACTCCGTCGCCAAGGCCGTCGCGGGCGGCTGGGAGGACTACCTCAAGCTCGGCGAGAAGTTCAAGGCGAAGGCGCCCAAGGGCACTTACTTCATGGACTCCGCGAGCGCCATGTACAACGCGGTCGTCAGCTCCTCCGCGGAGCAGTACTACGACGCTTCCGGCAAGGCGATCTACAAGGACAGCGCGTCCGTGAAGCAGGGCTGGAACCTGGCCGCCGAGGCCGCGTCCAAGAAGCTGACCCAGGGTCTGCCCCAGTTCACCGACGCCTGGACGGCGGCGCTGCGCAAGGGCACCGTGGCCACCGTGGCGTGCCCCGCCTGGATGGCCGGCCAGATCTCCATCAACTCCGGTGACGCCTACAAGGGCAAGTGGGACATCGCCCGTGCACCCGGCACCAGCGCGGGCAACTGGGGCGGATCCTTCCTGGCCGTGCCCAAGAGCGGCAAGAACGTCAAGGCGGCCACCGACCTGGTCAAGTGGCTGACCGCTCCCGAGCAGCAGGCCGCCGTGTTCAAGGCGATCGGTGTCTTCCCGTCGAACAAGGGCGCCTACGAGCTCGCCAGCGTGAAGAACGCCACGCTGCCGTACTTCAGCGACGCCCCGATCGGTCAGATCTACGCCGATGAGGCGAAGGCCATCCCCGAGGCCGTGCTCGGCGCGAAGGACGGCACGATCAAGGACACGATCTCCACGCAGATCAACAACATGGAGCAGCGGGGCACCAAGCCCGACAAGGCGTGGAAGGCCGCGACCGAATCGATCGACAAGGTGATCGGCTGA
- a CDS encoding LacI family DNA-binding transcriptional regulator: MSPAEQPPPRADVRRPTLNAVAALAGVGRGTVSRVINGSPKVSAHARAAVERAIDELGYVPNPAARSLATRRTDSVAVVVPEGEDRLFSEPYFSGIIRGVSAQLAIAQMQLLLVLTPDEKEYARLATYLSAHRVDGVLILAVHSGDTLPDRLHELAVPTVLAGRRGHGEPLGHVRADNNGGARIAVQHLLATGRRTIATITGPLDMDVAQARLDGYREALESAGVTVDEDLIAYGDFREEGGRAAMRELLRRRPGLDAVFAASDVMASGAVLELRASGRRVPDDVAVVGFDDSIVARHIDPPLTSVRQPLEEMGRTMASLLLDEIAQRGGGHRQVVLPTRLVVRESA, translated from the coding sequence ATGAGCCCTGCCGAACAGCCGCCCCCGCGCGCGGACGTCCGGCGCCCGACTCTCAACGCCGTGGCCGCGCTCGCCGGCGTCGGCCGCGGCACGGTCTCCCGGGTCATCAACGGCTCCCCCAAGGTGAGCGCCCACGCCCGCGCGGCGGTGGAGCGGGCGATCGACGAACTCGGCTACGTCCCGAACCCCGCCGCCCGCTCCCTGGCGACCCGCCGTACCGACTCGGTCGCCGTGGTCGTCCCCGAGGGCGAGGACCGGCTCTTCTCCGAGCCCTACTTCTCGGGGATCATCCGCGGTGTGTCGGCCCAACTCGCCATCGCGCAAATGCAGTTGCTGCTGGTACTGACGCCGGACGAGAAGGAGTACGCGCGACTGGCCACGTACCTGTCCGCACACCGGGTGGACGGCGTACTGATCCTCGCGGTCCACAGCGGCGACACGCTGCCCGACCGACTGCACGAACTCGCCGTGCCGACCGTGCTCGCCGGCCGGCGCGGCCACGGGGAGCCCCTGGGGCATGTCCGCGCGGACAACAACGGCGGTGCCAGGATCGCGGTCCAGCACCTGCTGGCCACGGGCCGCCGGACCATCGCCACCATCACGGGCCCCCTGGACATGGACGTCGCCCAGGCCCGACTCGACGGCTACCGCGAGGCGTTGGAGAGCGCGGGCGTCACCGTCGACGAGGACCTGATCGCGTACGGCGACTTCCGTGAGGAGGGCGGACGCGCGGCCATGCGGGAGCTGCTGCGCAGACGGCCCGGGCTCGACGCCGTCTTCGCCGCGTCCGACGTGATGGCGTCGGGTGCGGTGCTGGAACTGCGCGCGTCGGGCCGGCGGGTGCCCGACGACGTCGCCGTCGTCGGCTTCGACGACTCGATCGTGGCCCGGCACATCGATCCCCCGCTGACCAGCGTCCGCCAGCCGCTGGAGGAGATGGGCCGCACCATGGCGAGCCTCCTGCTGGACGAGATCGCCCAACGCGGCGGGGGTCACCGGCAGGTGGTGCTGCCGACGCGGCTGGTGGTGCGGGAGTCGGCTTGA